The Methylomonas montana genome has a window encoding:
- a CDS encoding shikimate kinase: MKPAANIYLIGLMGVGKTTIGKQLAKALQWPFYDSDKVIEECTGVDIPTIFSYEGEEGFRMREQTVIHHLSALQGVVMATGGGAVLLPENRQALKENGFVVYLHCSIDKILHRTKHDTQRPLLRTDNPRQRLQTLLAQRDPLYSECADFKIDSGVLPTKTVVKTILQQYQAALENHERIASCIR, from the coding sequence ATGAAACCAGCGGCAAATATCTATCTGATCGGTCTGATGGGCGTGGGTAAAACCACCATCGGCAAACAGCTTGCCAAAGCCTTGCAATGGCCTTTTTACGACAGCGATAAAGTGATCGAGGAATGCACCGGCGTCGATATTCCGACCATCTTTTCCTACGAGGGCGAAGAAGGATTTAGGATGCGCGAACAGACCGTGATTCATCATTTATCGGCGTTGCAAGGGGTTGTGATGGCCACCGGCGGCGGCGCCGTTTTACTGCCGGAAAATCGCCAAGCGCTGAAGGAAAACGGTTTTGTGGTGTATCTGCACTGTTCGATCGACAAGATTTTGCATCGCACCAAGCACGATACCCAGCGGCCGCTATTACGCACCGACAACCCCAGGCAGCGTCTGCAAACCTTGTTGGCGCAACGCGACCCGCTGTACAGCGAATGCGCCGATTTCAAGATCGATTCCGGCGTGCTGCCCACTAAAACCGTGGTCAAAACCATTTTGCAGCAATATCAAGCTGCTTTAGAAAATCATGAAAGAATTGCAAGTTGCATTAGATAA
- the aroB gene encoding 3-dehydroquinate synthase yields the protein MKELQVALDNNRSYPIYIGSGLLAQPELLSQHIRSKQVLIVTNDTIAPLYLAKLQATLTAYQVQTAILPDGEQFKTLQYLEKIFDQLLAKKFSRNATLIALGGGVIGDMGGFAAACYQRGIAFIQIPTTLLAQVDSSVGGKTGVNHPLGKNMIGAFYQPQCVIADADVLDTLDDRQLSAGLAEVIKYGLIRDVAFLEWLEANMGKLLAREKAALAYAIERSCINKAEVVGEDEFESGVRATLNLGHTFGHAIETGCGYGHYLHGEAVAIGTCFAADLSRRLGWLNDADVERIIAIFKAAHLPVTPPKEMTTEQYVDLMAVDKKNVDGKIRVILLEAVGKASLPINVDLAQLQASLKAYAG from the coding sequence ATGAAAGAATTGCAAGTTGCATTAGATAACAATAGAAGTTACCCGATTTACATTGGCTCCGGCTTGTTGGCTCAACCGGAATTGTTGAGCCAACACATCCGTTCCAAACAGGTGCTGATCGTCACTAACGACACCATTGCACCCTTGTATCTGGCCAAGTTGCAAGCCACATTGACGGCGTATCAAGTCCAAACGGCGATTCTGCCGGATGGCGAGCAATTCAAGACCTTGCAGTATCTGGAAAAAATCTTCGACCAGTTGCTGGCTAAAAAATTTAGCCGTAATGCCACCTTGATTGCCTTGGGCGGCGGCGTGATTGGCGATATGGGCGGCTTCGCGGCGGCTTGCTATCAGCGCGGCATCGCCTTTATTCAAATTCCCACCACCTTGCTGGCCCAGGTCGATTCTTCGGTCGGCGGCAAGACCGGCGTCAATCATCCGCTGGGCAAGAATATGATCGGTGCGTTTTATCAACCGCAATGCGTGATCGCCGACGCCGATGTGCTGGATACCTTGGACGACAGGCAGCTATCGGCCGGCTTGGCGGAAGTGATTAAATACGGCCTGATTCGCGACGTCGCGTTTTTAGAATGGCTGGAAGCCAATATGGGCAAGTTGCTGGCGCGCGAGAAAGCCGCGTTGGCTTACGCCATCGAGCGTTCCTGCATCAATAAAGCCGAGGTGGTCGGCGAAGACGAATTCGAGTCCGGTGTGCGCGCCACGCTGAATCTCGGCCATACCTTCGGCCACGCCATCGAAACCGGCTGCGGCTACGGCCATTATTTGCACGGCGAAGCGGTCGCCATCGGCACCTGCTTTGCCGCCGATTTGTCGCGGCGCTTGGGTTGGCTAAACGATGCCGACGTCGAACGGATTATCGCCATTTTCAAAGCCGCCCACTTACCGGTGACGCCACCTAAGGAAATGACCACCGAGCAATATGTCGATTTGATGGCAGTCGATAAGAAAAATGTCGACGGCAAAATCCGGGTGATTCTGCTGGAAGCGGTCGGCAAAGCCTCGCTGCCGATCAACGTCGATCTGGCGCAGTTACAAGCAAGCTTGAAGGCTTATGCTGGATAA